In the genome of Botrytis cinerea B05.10 chromosome 13, complete sequence, one region contains:
- the Bcuso1 gene encoding Bcuso1 — MSKVGETISVYASRLTSSTLLEDRRAACLGLRSFAKDYPASVASEALRGLITSLRKDGEDVDSIKVVLETLLFLFNPNQNSAEASEELAYFIADEFTTRQDNITLLLDFLDTNDFYSRLYSLQLLSLILSSRAERTEECIFTAPLGISRLVAVLDDRREAIRNEGLSLLTYLTPSSSELQKLVAFENAFDRIFNIIKLEGSLQDGDRIVEDCLILLANLLRLNVSNQSFFRETGCVTKLSKLLNDALGAEDEAEEVAEWAKVQRNRNIYALLAVLRLFLIAGGVGTQANQASFAQHGILNQVLQLAFNRSTEVQIKAEALSTCADMIRGNATLQENFAQQQVTSVLDEPLAGRNGQAQHNAIPKVYVIDGLLDLTLSVPTLSAFDSRAAACECIKAYFHNHPAIRKHFLRRAIDGHVSGADETANVLTTLLQPLDSHISSDPYRYWFASVLLFHLIFEDAEAKSMAMGVAEGDAENGEEVITCIQSITANLTLGVHKAVDERVLVAYLMLLCGWLFEDPDAVNDFLGEGSNIQSLIQAALHTGGDGVMVQGLCAVLLGIVYEFSTKDSPVPRATIHPILGSKLGRDQYIDRLTKLRAHPLLRDFEVLPQKLSSAAPGSLPDVFFDKSFVDFMKDNFSRLLRAIDRDPGFEIAVVANGVQKGISREMVDTLRSELDEKTKALLDAEEELVVLGGQLGQEQADHRRTKETALVEHSRIKNVNEALQRHHEEDMRKLRVEHDRTNQDYQRQLNEVKKAAEADIARIRAESDRIKQDHQKQLEQAQKGSEANAESVRAEHERVVQDYQRQLEHVQKTAEANSERVRRRADAEIADLQSKIERLESDLSKANENHVQDLQIARDEHAANKAQQDASLQRAEDKIKEMEEQASTAQEEVAKAKEKIKEMEEQAITAQTKVAKAEEKIKEMEKQAITAQTKVAKAEEKIKEMEKQANTAQTKVAKAEEKIKEMEKQANTAQTKAARAEADLQDKETARQTAQSELDDLLMVFGDMEEKVTKYKERLKALGENVSDDEDDDDDDDDEGEEEESGVD; from the exons GTCCTCGAGACTCTTCTATTCCTCTTCAACCCGAACCAAAACAGCGCTGAAGCATCGGAGGAGCTTGCATATTTCATAGCTGATGAATTTACCACGCGGCAAGATAATATAACATTACTGTTGGATTTTCTGGATACCAATGATTTCTATTCGCGTCTATATTCATTACAACTCCTGTCGTTAATTTTATCATCCCGCGCCGAGAGAACTGAAGAATGTATATTTACGGCTCCTCTGGGTATATCAAGATTAGTGGCGGTATTAGATGATCGGAGGGAGGCAATAAGAAATGAAGGACTCTCGTTGTTGACCTATTTGACGCCAAGTTCTTCGGAATTGCAAAAATTGGTCGCTTTTGAAAATGCTTTCGATCGCATATTCAACATAATCAAGCTCGAGGGCTCCCTTCAGGATGGTGATAGAATAGTAGAAGACTGCCTGATCCTTCTTGCGAATCTTTTAAGGCTTAACGTTTCTAACCAGTCCTTCTTCCGAGAGACAGGTTGCGTTActaaattatcaaaattattgaatgatgCATTGGGTGCCGAAGACGAAGCTGAGGAGGTGGCTGAATGGGCTAAAGTTCAACGGAACAGAAACATATATGCTCTACTTGCAGTGCTACGATTGTTTTTGATTGCTGGGGGGGTGGGAACTCAAGCAAACCAAGCGTCTTTTGCGCAGCACGGTATTCTCAATCAAGTATTGCAGTTAGCATTCAATCGATCCACAGAGGTCCAAATAAAAGCTGAG GCTCTTTCAACTTGTGCGGACATGATTCGAGGCAATGCAACTCTCCAAGAGAACTTTGCTCAACAACAAGTCACCTCTGTGCTTGACGAGCCCCTAGCTGGTAGGAACGGCCAAGCACAACACAATGCCATTCCAAAGGTTTATGTCATTGATGGCTTACTTGATTTAACATTAAGCGTACCTACGTTGTCGGCATTCGATTCGCGTGCTGCTGCTTGTGAATGTATTAAAGCCTATTTTCACAATCACCCAGCCATCCGCAAACATTTCCTCCGTCGAGCAATAGATGGTCATGTTTCTGGGGCCGACGAGACAGCAAACGTATTGACGACACTTCTTCAGCCTCTGGATAGTCATATATCGAGCGATCCATACCGTTATTGGTTTGCGTCGGTTCTTCTATTCCACCTGATATTCGAAGACGCTGAGGCGAAGAGTATGGCGATGGGCGTTGCAGAGGGCGATGCTGAGAACGGAGAGGAAGTAATAACTTGTATTCAATCTATCACTGCCAATCTAACTCTTGGGGTCCACAAAGCTGTGGATGAGCGCGTTTTGGTTGCGTATCTCATGCTTCTTTGTGGGTGGCTATTCGAAGATCCGGATGCTGTGAATGACTTCCTGGGCGAAGGTAGCAACATACAAAGTCTGATTCAAGCTGCTCTACATACAGGCGGTGATGGCGTAATGGTTCAAGGACTCTGCGCTGTTCTGCTTGGAATTGTCTATGAGTTCTCAACCAAAGATTCCCCAGTACCCCGAGCAACCATCCATCCGATTCTTGGTTCAAAATTAGGAAGAGACCAATACATAGATCGGCTTACAAAACTCAGAGCTCACCCATTACTGCGAGACTTTGAAGTTCTTCCCCAAAAGCTCAGCTCTGCAGCTCCTGGTAGTTTACCTGATGTATTTTTTGACAAATCATTCGTGGATTTCATGAAGGACAATTTTAGTCGTTTACTACGTGCGATCGACCGAGATCCTGGGTTTGAAATTGCAGTCGTCGCAAATGGTGTTCAGAAAGGAATTTCTCGAGAGATGGTAGACACTTTAAGGTCTGAACTAGACGAAAAGACCAAGGCTTTGCTAGATGCTGAAGAAGAGTTGGTGGTTCTGGGAGGACAGTTAGGGCAGGAGCAAGCTGATCATCGAAGAACCAAGGAGACCGCATTAGTGGAACATTCGAGGATTAAAAATGTCAATGAGGCTCTCCAGCGACACcatgaagaagatatgaG AAAACTGCGTGTAGAGCATGACCGAACGAATCAAGATTATCAACGACAGTTAAACGAGGTCAAAAAGGCAGCGGAAGCTGATATTGCGCGTATTCGAGCAGAAAGTGATCGGATAAAACAAGATCATCAGAAGCAACTAGAACAAGCTCAAAAGGGCTCGGAAGCTAATGCTGAGAGTGTACGGGCTGAGCATGAGCGGGTAGTACAAGATTATCAGAGACAGCTGGAACATGTTCAAAAGACAGCCGAGGCTAATTCTGAACGTGTGCGGCGACGGGCAGATGCGGAAATAGCAGATCTTCAAAGTAAGATTGAGCGATTAGAATCCGATCTTTCAAAA GCAAACGAGAATCACGTTCAAGATCTGCAAATTGCACGTGATGAACACGCAGCGAATAAGGCTCAACAAGATGCAAGCCTGCAGCGTGCAGAGGACAAAATTAAGGAAATGGAGGAACAAGCCAGCACCGCTCAAGAAGAGGtcgcaaaagcaaaagagaaaattaaggaaatggaagaacAAGCCATTACCGCTCAAACCAAGGTTGCCAAAGCGGAAGAGAAAATcaaggaaatggagaaacAAGCCATTACCGCTCAAACCAAGGTTGCCAAAGCGGAAGAGAAAATcaaggaaatggagaaacAAGCCAATACCGCTCAAACCAAGGTTGCCAAAGCGGAAGAGAAAATcaaggaaatggagaaacAAGCCAATACCGCTCAAACCAAGGCTGCCAGAGCGGAAGCGGATCTGCAGGACAAAGAGACCGCGAGACAGACCGCTCAAAGTGAACTTGATGATCTGCTGATGGTTTTCGGTGATATGGAGGAGAAGGTAACAAAGTACAAGGAACGCTTGAAGGCCCTTGGCGAGAACGTCTCcgacgatgaggatgatgacgatgacgatgacgatgaaggggaagaagaggagtcTGGTGTGGATTAA